CCAACGTTCAAGAATTGGAATACTAAGGCCAACCTTTCCAGCTAAATACAAACCAATAAAAATAAAAATGGCAAACATAACAATGTTATTGAGTATTTGAATTATTAATAGTATATGTAGAGGAATTGGAAGCCCCTCCAATAAGCCAGTTTGGATGGATAATGTATAAGGGATAATACAAATAGTGCCGAAGATACTTGCTATAAGCAAAACCCAAAAAACTTTCCAATTAATTAACTTCCTATGATTATACTTCGTATGCCCAATTCTCATTCTTTCCTTCGCCTTATCACACTTATCATTTTGGCCCATCTTCATAAAATGAATTTCTTTATTCAATTGAAAAACTTTTATAAAAATTTTCATCACTTTTATTATTCCTTATGTATTTTGATTTTTCATTTTCTATATTTATTCCATATTTTTCTCTCTTTTTTACAATTTTTAATGTTATTTCATTTAAACCTTGAATTATAAAATTTCTAAATTCTTCTTTATTCAAAATAATGACAGGTGGACTAGATTTAATTCTAAGCATATCAAGTATATCATAAAGTATATTACATTTTCTTATTGTTCTTTTCTCTATCAATTTATCTAAAAGCTTGATGAATTTTTCTTCAGGTATGTTAAATTTATTCAATGTTCTTTTTGCTTCTCTTTTACTAAAATCTTTATATCTAAAACTTTTTATTAATATTGATAATAATCCAAACATTTCTATTTCTTCATCAATTTTAATATCATGCACTTTTTCCATAAGCAGGTATGTGGTTTCAGGTGGAGCTTTGTATTCTTCTCAAAAAATAGGTAATCCTCTAGTATGAATTTTTAATACTGCTAAGCCTAAATTAGAAAGTGTGCTAAAGAAATTTTTTATATGAATTGCACATTCTTTATATTGACTTATTGATTTAGCAAATATGATGTGATTTGTATTTATTTTTTCAATTAAACCATATTCTTGAAGATACTCTGTTGGTTTTGATAGCTTTTTCATTTTTCTTGCTATTTCGAACATTATCTCAAAATTTTCTATAAGAAATACATCAGGTATTAGCCCATCGATAGTCAAAGGCTCAAGCTCATAGCGTAAATAATTACCTTTTTCTATTGATGAAAGAATTGTTACATAAATAAGTTTATTTGAAAATTTTTTAAGTTGATTTTCAATTTCAATTGCATTTTCTTTAATATGTTTTAAGATTGCTTGAGAACCAAGTTTTCTTCCTAAATCTGTAATTGATTTAAAATATACCAAAGGGGTTTTAGGTTTATCCAAGCTCAAAGGTTCTCCTTCCTTAATTAATCCATAATTTTCAAGCATTTTGAGCGATTCTTCATTTAATGGAGGAGTAAAAGATCCTTTCATTATTTCAGGTTTATAAGGAATTAAATTAGCTGTATAAACACATTTTAAAATTTTTAAAAAATTTTCAATATCTATGCCTTGAGATTTAATTTTTAAAAGAAAAGATTCCAAATCTTCATAATCTTTAGAATTATTAAACATAAAAATCGCTTTTCTATATTTTAAAGATAAATAGGAATTTATTAATTTTTTGAATATCTATATATTTCCTATAGGCTTAAAGAATCTTGATAAGAAATACTTTTAGATATGTTTAATTACCATTTCTGTTTAATATAATGTTATTTCTTTTAATAACAATTCCATTATATTTTGTCATAATATTATCTTTTGTTTTTTTATTTTTTTAATTTCATATTTTTCTTTTCTTAAAAAGAGTATAATATAATAAGAGAGCAATTATAATTACAATAATAAATAAAAATATTGGAATAATATATTGTTCAATTTCAAATTTTTCTTTAGACACTTCTTTAGATGTTTGAATTGTTTTTGTTATTTCCGTTTCTAATATGGTTGTTTCAGTTTCTTCGATTATCGAAGTTGTTTCAAAAATTGAAGTTGTAGCTTCGATTGTTTCAGTTACACTTGATATATATTCAGTTTTCTTTGAAAAATTCATTGTAGGACTAATTAATGGATAATTATCTTTATTATTTTCATCAATAATATATGGTACATCTCCTATTCCATCATTATTTAAATCTCTTCCTTTATAATCACTCCAATAATTTCCTATAGAACCATTATCCCATTTATTTATTGAATTAAAAAGATAAATTTGCCTAAATTTATTATAATAAATTAAGTTGTTTGAAGAAGATTCAAGATAAATATCTATTTCTTTATTTTCTAATATTTCATTTTTAGATACAATATTATTGAAAGAGAAATAAAAATTGATACCAAAATTATTTTTTAATATTTTATTTTTATATACTATACTGTTTGAAGAAAATCCGAGACGGATACCTATTTCGTTATTTCCTAATATTTCATTTTCAAATATAATGTTATTAGAAGAATCAAGAAGATGAATGCCTACTTCCTTATTTTCTGAAATTTCATTTCCAAATATAACATTTTTTGAGGATACATCAAGCCAAATACCATATTTATTTTTTAATATTTTATTTTCGGATATTATATTATTTGAAGAATTATAAAGAAGAATGCCCCAAGTAAAGTTTTTAATTTTAATATTTTTTATTGTTATATTTTTTTTATTCTTTAGAAGTATTCCAGTGTAACTACCATTTCCTTCTAATGTATATCCATTCCCATCTAATATGATATTATCTCTTTCTATAATGAGTCCATTAGCTTTTGTTTTAATATTATCTGTTAATACGTATGTTATATTATCTTCTGTTTTTATTGGTGCATTTGATGGCTCTATTGATCCATCTTCTTTGATATAAATTGGTTCATAAATTTCTATTGATTTAGCTATTTTTATATTGAATAATAGAATTGAGAAGATAATCATTAATATTAAGAATGTTGAATGTATTTTTATTTTCATTTTTTTTCTTTAATATATTAAAAAATAAGAAAAAGCATATATAAATTTTTAGAATTTTTGAAAAGCTTTGTTAAGTTAAATAATGCTATGTTGTTTCTTTTTATACTTTTTTATTTTTATTAATAATATTCCTTGCTTAAATTTTTTAAGAATTTTTATAAGCTATTTAGGCTTTCTTTTTTTCTTTATTTTTATTTTTAATTGTTTTTTAAATTTATAAGATATTCTTTTTATTAGAATTGGGTTCAATTTTAGATTTTTGATTTATTATATAATTTTCTAATATTTTCATAGCTTAGCTTTATTTTTCTTTAGAAGAGTATAAACGCTCTTTAAAATCTAAGAATTTAGAAGCGGATTTAAGCTAATTAAAAGGGTTTAAAAGTTAAAAAATTCGTATTTTTCTAGAAAGCTTTTTATATTAAAAATTAAAATTAAAATTTAAATTTAAGTTTGAATATATTTTTTAACGCCCCGCGTAGCTCAACTTGGAAGAGCATCCGGCTGTAGTAGGCGTAGGCAAGATGTGTATGTGATACACACAATGAGCCTATGTCAGCCGCCAAGTAGTAACCGGAATGTTCCCGGTTCAAATCCGGGCGCGGGGACCTGCCAAATTTTTTTATTACGAAATGTATTCAACATAATTGTGCTATCACAAATTACCAAAGTCGTTATTAATTAAATAGTAAAAATTTTATAATTTTTTTGAACCCATTTTATCAATTGCTTTTAAAAAGATAAAAATATTGCTAAGGAATTCTTTATGATCTTTATATTAAAAACAAAATAAAATTTGAACAAAATTCAAGTGGATACATTATTATTTGGATTGAAGATTAAACTTTATATTTCAATTTCTTCTTTACTTGTTTTTTCCTCTTTCTTTTGTAAGATTTCTAAATTCATCTATTGGATTTATTCCTACAATTATTCTTGAAGGCTTATTTTTTTCTTTGAGGAATTTTAATATAAATACTCCATTAATTGTTGTTCTTTTTCTTTCCCAATCTTTTCCTTTTTCAAGAAAGCTTTTTAATTTTTCTTCTAATGACATAATATTTTTTTAATAAAGAATTTAAATCCTTATATAATATAAAAATTAAGTAAATTGATGATATTCAATTTATAAAGAAAGCAGAAGAAATTG
The DNA window shown above is from Nitrososphaerota archaeon and carries:
- a CDS encoding NosD domain-containing protein; the protein is MKIKIHSTFLILMIIFSILLFNIKIAKSIEIYEPIYIKEDGSIEPSNAPIKTEDNITYVLTDNIKTKANGLIIERDNIILDGNGYTLEGNGSYTGILLKNKKNITIKNIKIKNFTWGILLYNSSNNIISENKILKNKYGIWLDVSSKNVIFGNEISENKEVGIHLLDSSNNIIFENEILGNNEIGIRLGFSSNSIVYKNKILKNNFGINFYFSFNNIVSKNEILENKEIDIYLESSSNNLIYYNKFRQIYLFNSINKWDNGSIGNYWSDYKGRDLNNDGIGDVPYIIDENNKDNYPLISPTMNFSKKTEYISSVTETIEATTSIFETTSIIEETETTILETEITKTIQTSKEVSKEKFEIEQYIIPIFLFIIVIIIALLLYYTLFKKRKI